GACTTCATATAGGATCACACTCAATTCCACCTAACAAGGTGTCCACTTGTATTTCCAGTTGTATTAATAGCAGAgataaatgtcaaaatgtgagaATGAATGAGTGAGTGATCCTACCTGCATTGATCAAGACCAGTGCACTGAAGAGGGCCACCTGCTGATCGGTGAGCTTTAAAGCACACACACTGTGAGCAAAGTCGAAAACCGCCGCTATTAAGTCGCCACACGCTGCAAAAGAAGAGCGCCGACGTGTCACCAAGTAGGCCAAAGCTTTCAGGAGCGTGTTTGTGTAGAAGAGGCCTCACCCAAAGACTTGAAGACTTCAGTTCCAGCAAATTTGCCATCAAAGAAGACGGTGTTGTTCTCTGCGTTGAAGAAGCGACTCATCCTCACCAGAACAACCTCCATAGAACCTGAGGCaaaagggggggaaatgtgGCAGACTCAGAATTGAGATTATTCAGACAGCAAGTGATGTGAATAAAGGTGGACCTCACCAGTCTTGAGAAGGGCGATCTGGTCGTTCTGACTGAGCAGACGGAATCCGGGGATGTGTTTTGCAAACTCCACCACATACTGTACGGCATCAGTCAGCCTAACGGCGCAGTGCTGCCACATCTCATCCACTGACTGAAGTCGACAGATTTGATTCATATTAAGTCCAAGCGATGGCCATCACAACacattggtttttattttttaaattacgtaAGGGAAATTAGTGAAGTTTGGTGCTTGCGTTCACACTATAAGGCAATTCATATTAGGCATTTAATGTTCGTTtagaaaaattaaacaattaacCAATTCACTGATCATTAATTTCCCCCGATAACAAACCAAGGAAATGTCATCAAAAATGCCCATCCTAATTAACTTAGCTTAATGATGCCCAAAGAAAAGCGTGCATCtttctttttaaagacaaaacaaCTCACACAAAACTCAATGTACATGCTTCTCATTGGATAATGTTTTACCCTTGCCCACATACTGCACGTAACACTTAAGCCATTGGCCCACACACTTTCTCAGCAATAAAAGTTGTTTTATCTCTTGTAATTTAGTGTGATAAATACAACTGAGGCCATTCTGCACGTAACTTTAAAGGTTAGGTAACTGTATAGTCTCAAAGTGCTTGTCCAGTCTCGTCTATTAAGGGATAACATTTTTCCCGTGACAGTAGAAATCAGTCAGGTCGTTTGTTATGTTTGTTATGTTGCGATTTCCACAAAGTTAGTAAGTTATTTAGTAATGTAAGTTGCTAAAAGTTCCTtaattagatagatagatagatagatagatagatagatagatagatagatagatagatagatagatagatagatagatagatagatagatagatagatagatagatagatagatagatagatagatagatagatagatagataatcgGCAGGCAGGTAAAAGAAGACGTGATTACCACAAAGTTAGGTAGTAAGTTatttaggtaggtaggtaggtagacaCGTAGGAAGGTACTAGAAGTTAGTAAGTTAGTTTTATGTTATGTCGTGATTGCCAtaaaggtaggtaggtaggtaggtactaCAAGTCAGTAAGTTAGTTTTGTTGTCCACACAAAGCTCACGGTTGGAGGTTCTGTATTGATTACCCTTGGCCTTAGGTAGGTACATAAGTGAGTTTTGTAGATAAGCAGTGGAATTTAGTAAGTTAAGGTTGTATTGAAAGAGTCAGTTAGTTAGTATTCCGCAAAACAACGAGCGAGAGAAAGTGATTTCCATCAATACAGCTGTAGAATTTTCACTATGCTGTGAATGCTGCAGTCCAATCGTGCATCAGAGTGGCCATTGGTAGCATTTTAGTCATTCTCCACGAACCAGGAAATGACCAAATGATCAACTAGCGGGCAAACACCAAAATGGggccccacttttttttttaacctacatTAATAGTTGGGCTATGGTGTCATTCAAGTTTTAAGCAACtgagagaggaagaagaggaggggaACATTTTGAAACGCGTGTTTTTGCAGTTTCCTGTTTGGTTGATCAAACAGAACAGTAGCCGTGGCGTGTAGCCTTTTGTCTTGCTTTGAGAGAGCCcctcacacaaagacaaaaagaaggTAGGCAGTGAGTGTTAGTTACTTTGCTCTGGTAGGCTTGCATCTCCTCCCTGCTGAACACCTTCCACTTGAGCGCCTGCAGCTCCTCCGCTCGATACTGGCAGGTGTCTTTGTTGGAGCGCACGATGCTGTCACATAGTTCATCTGAACATACAAGAAAAGCAGATGATACAGACTACATTgcctagagcagtgattcttaaCCATCGCTTTCAGTTTTGCACATGTGGATAGTGAGGGCTGCATCGGTTAGACACCAGAAATATAACTGTAATCATCCATGAAACGCTCAGTTGCAATACATCTTCCCACCAGTGGAGGTAATGCATAAATCTcatcttgatttattttatgttaGAAGCCTGATTTGAGAGCTTAAATCTGTTCTTCTAGCAGCTTGGTTTGTTCCATGAATTGTTTGCCAGTTCGCCATCTTGTTGCATGTGcaagtacatactgtactgtgctAAGATGTATGATAAATGTCATTGAACCCATCACATTGAATTATGTAATTTAGGTTTTCTGTTTAGCTTCTTTAACTGAAAGTGGATACAGTACTTTATTCGTCCAGTGAGGAAATCTGACTAAAGCACTGGCAgcggtgggatttgaacccatacCACCAAAGAGACTGGTGGCTTAATCCAGCACCTTAGACCACTcagccaatatatatatatatacaaatgttGCACCAAGCTCAGAAAGGTCAACAACCCCCGTCCCGAGAGAGCTAGCTGTCCTGTTAGTTCACCTATATTACGCAGAGAGGAAGGATAGGGGCCACGAGGATCCTCTGGTGGATTGTAGGGATGAATCGCCATCGGGTCATGTGAGTGCTGTCTGGAATTGAATCCTACTGTGGGGACGAAAGAATTGAGAAGATTAAGACAATGGCTCTTTGGAGTCACTTCCTATCCACTATATAGTGCCCCTGTGAGTTTGCCCTTTTATAGCGCTGTTCGAAGGTGTAGTGTGTATACGGCAGGTGAATCCCCTATTTAGTGCCtcaatgtatcccacaatgcacctTGAAAAGTAGTGAACCGCCATGCTCGATGAAAAATCTAAtatatcccatgatgcattgcgcAGATACAGAAAAAATAGTTGCAAATAACGATTATTTTCGTCATAGATTAAactgacaattatttttttcccataacttgattatgattcaattactggtttggtccataacaaGTCAGAGAATggagaaaaatgttgatcattgttttccaaagtacaaagcagatgtttgcaaacatcttattttgattaaacacaaagatagtctgctttcatggaggactacagaaatcagaaaatatttactgttgagagactAAAATCACAGAGGATTTTGACTATTTTAAGTTCAACAATGACCTcaaaatgattaatcgattatcaaaaaaagtaataatttgataatcgctaattgtcgattaattgattcattgttgCACCACTGTATAAGTCGAGCAAAAAATCACGGATGGACATACAGTGCTTTGTTTGTATTCGTTTTGAAAAATACACTCTATTATAAACTACttatttgttcaatatttattagggaAGATAAACTAGCTGATGTTGATCCGATATGGTGTAATTATGCAACAGCAATGTCCGGTATGGTGTAATTATGCAACAGCAATGATGTAATTAATGGCATGCCAGAGTAATGtttgaaaactatttttcatttgactgatgagtgaactatactgtccactatataaaaatcccaATATAGTATTGAGGGAGTGTGGAAAGAGTGAATGATTCTGCACACAGCCAATGACAACAATCACACAGAATAGAATgcattcacactgcagggcattaCCTCTAATCTCAGAATGTCCACTGGTGTCCCCCCTCATGTGGGCTCTTGATGAGGGTGAGACACCAGAGCTTCTGTAGATCATATCAGACACTTGTGGCTGGTTGGGAGTGCACAGCAGGTAGGGATGAACATCAGAAGTGAAGGACAGCAGCTCAGATTCCCCAGAGCAGTAGGCTGACGTCATGGGCTGAAGGAGCTGCGGGGAGCAGTCTTCGCGCTCCTTGGTGTGGTAGGCCAAGCCTGACTGGGCATCTACttggagctgctgctgctgctgctgctgctgtcggTGCCGCTCCACTTCAGCGATCAGAGAGTCTCGCTGGCGTTTGGACATCCGACCAAACTTAACAGCTAAAGAGGACCATAATATTACATCATGTAAACAATTTTGTCACGATATGAAGGTATTCATTGCACTTGGACCtagaagcaagcggaggctgagaagtTTGTAGTGAATAGTTTATTGAACAGGTACTGGGAATTGGACCTCTGAGGCGTACTCGCGGGTCGTCGAGACGGGAAACGTGCGGCAGGCGGtagcgtgagcaggtggatggcttggcagcgtggtggaagaggtcagcaaggcggggaacacgCAAGGAGCACACGgttgaacgttaatactctggcaacTGTTTccaggatctggcaggcttttatgcaggcagAGATGATGACGGCTGATTGAAAACTGGTGCAcggccaaggtggtgctgattacagggaagggagagagagagagtgagaggggcgcaaagcgccacccaagctccaaaccAGGAAGCACAAGGATAGCTCACGAtagtacccccctctcaacgaACGCCTCCAGGCGTCCTGCCCGGCTTCCCAGGGTGGGCCGTGGGCGTATTCGATCCAGGGGAGGAATGTGCTCCAGAAAGtgggttgcgtgcggcaacgcAACGAAGGGCCGATTCCAGGGACTGATTAGCccactccgtctggccgttggactGATGATGGTAACTGGAAGAcaggctggctgctgcgcccaccgctgtGCAGAGCTCCTTCCAAActagggaggagaactgaggacctcgatCCGAGACGATGTCGAATTCCGTGGAGTATGAAGACATGATTGACAAAGAGGTTAGCGGTTTCAAAGGCAGAGGGTAGCTTGGGGACgggtatgtaatggacatatttggAGAATCGATCAATGATAGTAATGAGTAAAAACGGCCCCCACGGGAGAGGAAGTAGGCCGAATGAGTCCAGAaggcatggagtcacagatatAATCTTCCATCGCCTTTTTCTCAGGACGGGAAAGGTTGAAGAGACGGCTGGAAGGGAGAAGGTCTCCTGGCAGAAGATCGATTGCGCAGTCATAAGGGCGGTGGGGGGGAGGGTAGAGAAATTGCAAGATCCTTACTGAAAACTGGAGAAAGGTCATTCTTCGGGCACCCGGGAGAGGTCAACTGGTGTGGCAGGTGGTCGAGGTTTGCTGGAGGGTGGCATGGCGCATAGCAGACAGTGCGAATGGCAGTGAGCACTCCACCTGGTGATAGCAAGGTGGGTCCAATCCATGGCGGGGTTGGGCTTTTTGAAccagggaattccgaggactaacggggtctcaggggaaggtATAACGAATAATGAAATGTCTTCACGGTGGTTTCCTGAGATGAGTAATGTAAACGGagctgtttggtgggtgacaggggagatgagtcgCTCATCGAGGGCAGTACCTGCTTTCGGTGACTGGAGTGGTTCCAGAGGGAGTTGGAGCCGACGTGCCAATCCCTCGTGAATGAAATTATCATCTGCGGAGTCAATGAGGGCAATAACGGGTGTGTTGTAAACGGTACCAAGAATACATGCGGGAACGTTCATAAGAGAGGGAGAGCTTGGGAAAGTGGTGGTTTGGCTCCTGGACTTTTGGTCTCAAGGGGCATGTGGAGATGAAATGGCCTGATTTACCGCAATAAATTCACAGTCGCTACGTGATACGGTGCTGACGTTCCTGGGGGTCTAACCTGGTGTTGccgagttgcatgggttcatctggTGCACTGGGGGGTGACGAGGTGGCGGTCGGAGGTTTAGAAGGCGGGCGAGGTGCTGGCGGCGCAATGCTCATGGAGGATGCAATACACGCTCTTAGCCCCTTCTCTCGTGGTCTTTCCCGTAGCCGGTTGTCCAAACGGATGGATAAAGAGATAAGCTCTTCGAGgaaggagggctcgtcccgggcGGCAAGCTCATCTTTGAGCTGCTATGAAAGcccgtttaaaaaaatacccctTAACGGCGCatcatcccacccgcattcacctgCAAGTATCCGGAATTCTACCCTGTACGAAGCTACGGAACTAGAGCCCCGAGTAAGCATGAGGATGCGTCAGGTGGGTTCcctgccctgaacggggtgatcaaaagcttttttttagttcagccgAAAAGGAGGTGAATGACGCGAGTACTGGGGAAGAGTTATGCCATCACACGTTTGcccattttgctgcttttccACGTAGTAGGTTAGGTACGTAAGCTattttggattgttcggtgggatagCTTAATGGTTGTAGATTGAATACCAGGGAGCAATTGAGGAGGAATTGACTGCATGCACgtaggtccccggagtagggctcgggcagAGGAACATGAGGCTCTTTGTATGGGAGGCGGGATGGATCGGCGGCTGCGGGCTCAGAAGGAGTACTTACGGGAGGGTGGTCAGACTGTAATTTGGAAGACAGAAGGGAAACTTGTCGCGTGAGAGTGGTTAATGATTCCATGATTTCCTGGAGAACTTTGTCCTGTTTTCCTATatgggcgccttggagggtgagtgctTGTCTAAGTGCCTCCGGGGTTGCtggtggccagagtattcttTCACGATACGAAGGTATCCGTTGTACTTGGACCCAGAAAcaagcggaggctgagaagtTTGTGGTGACTAGTTTATTGAAGAGGAATTGGGAATTGGACCTCTGAGGCGTACTGGCAGGTCGTCGAGACGGGGAACGTGTGGCAGGCAGTGGcatgagcaggtggatggcttggcggcgtggtggaagaggtcagcaaggcggggaacacggaaggacCACACGgttgaacgttaatactctggcgagggTTTccaggatctggcaggcttttatgcaggcagAGATGATGACAGCTGATTGAaaacaggtgcgcggccaaAGTGGTGCTGATTACAGGGAAGTGAGAGAGAGAATACGAGAGGGACGCAGAGTGGCACCCAAGCTCCAGAAAAGGAACTACAAAGATAGCTCATGACAAACCCACGTTTATCGTGGGGatctgttccagacccaccacgatagttaaaaaaaaaaaacacgctttAGAGAGACCatgcaacaaattaaaaaaaaatagttttaccaCTCCCACAcacttgaaacacatttaaaattattaaaacagacttatacttattttaaaaaaaacacacattttaaagtatTGCTGCTCTAACTCTCTCGCTATTAAGAAACGGGAGACTATTGTAtcacatcactttgaggaaagaaAAAGCCTGTCGCTCGCAGAGTTCTTCAAATAAGAGGAAAATCAtgttgcttcaagctgtttttttgacGTTGCATGTTATATTTTACGGTAAAactgacagaaaacaaaatagaattaaacattgtatatttaaacaccaaaaagttcaaccaaaccatagtATTCTATCTTCATGTTACTGCAAACATCATAGCGGGCTAACAGAAATAACCATAGCTGTTACGGTAATgagaaaccttcaaacaactgctactttaacacacacggagcagcaacaaacacatcgatccatccattttccttaccgcttaacctcactagggtcacgggctgctggagcctatcccagctatcttcgggcgggaggcggtgtacaccctgaaccggtcgctagccaatcgcaaggaacatagaaacaaacaaccattcgcactcacattcacacctacggtcaatttagagtattcacacaacctaccatgcatgtttttgggatgtgggaggaaatcggagtgcccggagaaaacccacccaggcacagggagaacatgcaaactccacacagggattaGGGATGGGAttagaaccccggtccccagaacagtgaggcaggtgtgctaaccagtcgttcaccgtgccggcgcaacaaatataacaaaagagaattaaacgtatatttaaacactaacAGGTTCAACAaactacaatatacagtacaacactactcacaggcatatattgtctctgctctgtgggaacgacTGTAACTGGAGATTAGCAGGAGACAGTCTCTGCCTCTTTGTCTTGCTTTTAATGGCCCATATGTACATATTAAGCATTTCCAGTGGAAAGGTCAGGTGGCAGTGTCAGtgtcaatactgtatgttccaaGCTACTGTGACGCCATCTGACAGAAAAATAACCTCTGTCCATTGTGGtgtatctacaaccccaattccaaagaagttgggacattgtgttaaacataaataaaaacagaatacaatgatttgcaaatcattgtattctgtttttatttatgtttaacacaccgtcccaactttactggaattggggttgtacatccaCTAGAGCTAAGGGATGTccagcatgttgtggcacaacgtggtactacacttaACAGGTGCAACTCTATACTATAATCAGACTTTCccgtactgtatattattaaaagaaaaactaaaaaacaatcaCTTGAAAGTCCCAATATAGTGGTGCTGCAAAAGGattcactgtaaaaaaaagaggaagtgcATGGGTGAGTCTGTCAATGTGTTTGGGCGCCTCACCGTCTCTGCTCATGCCCTGGGCCAAGCACTTCTGCAGACGGCAGTGTTGGCAGCGGTTGCGGCTGGACCTGTCGATGGTACAGTTACTCTGCCTGGAACAGGAGTAGGACACTGTAGGCAGCTGGCTACGCCGAAAAAATCCCTGAAGCATGAACAGTTTGGCAATAAAAGAGAGTGGTTACCACTTTTGTCTCAAAGAAAAGCTTCTGGGTTGTAATCTGTTTCATGTGTACCACTCTGTATAAAAATGGCTGTTGTCTCGCTATAGTgctttactttttccacatttatatttacagccctattccaaaatggatttaaaaaaatgtttggttctATTATTTttaaggtcccatgccatcaaattttttaatattttatgtcCTTTAATCAGGTtcgcaagataatttgggttgaaaatgcccaggatgccctgtTCCAAGCTTTTGAAGTTGGTCCTTTTATGCGTGGCAGTTGAGATGGACATATTTCTCATTAGCATTTGATTTGTAAAAAAGCTTTACTCTGATTAGATCACTGATCTcccccaatttaaatatggaaaacagcttcgaTCTGGTTGGCCGTTGGGGAAATCTCAGCGTCTTAAGACGGCCATGTTGGCTCTTACTATAATTGTGAAGCAGATTTCACCCAACATATTTGATCCTGGACGCCCTGAATGGCAATTCTGTACTATATTACCACACAtacctgtacagtatattgtaatttatgatttttattaaaccataaatatagaGAGAGACAGACGCGCAATTGAGGAAGGTACTTCACTATTTAATCTACagttacattataaattataaatatagttaagaatcgttgtaaaacacaacacgtATTTTTTatacactgtatttgtatggcttggtgGCGGCTGCCCAGCTGGATAGCTCGCTCCAAACCTGGAAACGCACTTCCAGCACTGTGTGAAAGCTTACAGTATATTAATGAAAGTCATCCTCCATGAAATGTGCCTGAACACAGGACAATTCTGGTTCCGACATGCTTgggaatttctcccaaaataaactgaagccatttattcctcaactcctcTGAGGTTGGCAGGTGATGCCAAGTTTAAGATTTGCACAAGACGCAGCCACATTGCTCC
The genomic region above belongs to Phyllopteryx taeniolatus isolate TA_2022b chromosome 6, UOR_Ptae_1.2, whole genome shotgun sequence and contains:
- the rorc gene encoding nuclear receptor ROR-alpha A isoform X2; amino-acid sequence: MDYEQCDAPPADNAVQRAQIEVIPCKICGDKSSGVHYGVITCEGCKGFFRRSQLPTVSYSCSRQSNCTIDRSSRNRCQHCRLQKCLAQGMSRDAVKFGRMSKRQRDSLIAEVERHRQQQQQQQQLQVDAQSGLAYHTKEREDCSPQLLQPMTSAYCSGESELLSFTSDVHPYLLCTPNQPQVSDMIYRSSGVSPSSRAHMRGDTSGHSEIRVGFNSRQHSHDPMAIHPYNPPEDPRGPYPSSLRNIDELCDSIVRSNKDTCQYRAEELQALKWKVFSREEMQAYQSKSVDEMWQHCAVRLTDAVQYVVEFAKHIPGFRLLSQNDQIALLKTGSMEVVLVRMSRFFNAENNTVFFDGKFAGTEVFKSLACGDLIAAVFDFAHSVCALKLTDQQVALFSALVLINADRPCLEDRGKVLCVQRSVELGLTHILHRDNRDSLMHKLYQRKSVLRSLCSLHTEKLRWFSQRYPLTAHCLFPPLYKELFASEAELMLLPGATH
- the rorc gene encoding nuclear receptor ROR-alpha isoform X5 is translated as MDYEQCDAPPADNAVQRGAVAKKTHLTQIEVIPCKICGDKSSGVHYGVITCEGCKGFFRRSQLPTVSYSCSRQSNCTIDRSSRNRCQHCRLQKCLAQGMSRDAVKFGRMSKRQRDSLIAEVERHRQQQQQQQQLQVDAQSGLAYHTKEREDCSPQLLQPMTSAYCSGESELLSFTSDVHPYLLCTPNQPQVSDMIYRSSGVSPSSRAHMRGDTSGHSEIRDELCDSIVRSNKDTCQYRAEELQALKWKVFSREEMQAYQSKSVDEMWQHCAVRLTDAVQYVVEFAKHIPGFRLLSQNDQIALLKTGSMEVVLVRMSRFFNAENNTVFFDGKFAGTEVFKSLACGDLIAAVFDFAHSVCALKLTDQQVALFSALVLINADRPCLEDRGKVLCVQRSVELGLTHILHRDNRDSLMHKLYQRKSVLRSLCSLHTEKLRWFSQRYPLTAHCLFPPLYKELFASEAELMLLPGATH
- the rorc gene encoding nuclear receptor ROR-alpha A isoform X1 codes for the protein MDYEQCDAPPADNAVQRGAVAKKTHLTQIEVIPCKICGDKSSGVHYGVITCEGCKGFFRRSQLPTVSYSCSRQSNCTIDRSSRNRCQHCRLQKCLAQGMSRDAVKFGRMSKRQRDSLIAEVERHRQQQQQQQQLQVDAQSGLAYHTKEREDCSPQLLQPMTSAYCSGESELLSFTSDVHPYLLCTPNQPQVSDMIYRSSGVSPSSRAHMRGDTSGHSEIRVGFNSRQHSHDPMAIHPYNPPEDPRGPYPSSLRNIDELCDSIVRSNKDTCQYRAEELQALKWKVFSREEMQAYQSKSVDEMWQHCAVRLTDAVQYVVEFAKHIPGFRLLSQNDQIALLKTGSMEVVLVRMSRFFNAENNTVFFDGKFAGTEVFKSLACGDLIAAVFDFAHSVCALKLTDQQVALFSALVLINADRPCLEDRGKVLCVQRSVELGLTHILHRDNRDSLMHKLYQRKSVLRSLCSLHTEKLRWFSQRYPLTAHCLFPPLYKELFASEAELMLLPGATH
- the rorc gene encoding nuclear receptor ROR-alpha A isoform X6 — translated: MESSHVKVARQSNCTIDRSSRNRCQHCRLQKCLAQGMSRDAVKFGRMSKRQRDSLIAEVERHRQQQQQQQQLQVDAQSGLAYHTKEREDCSPQLLQPMTSAYCSGESELLSFTSDVHPYLLCTPNQPQVSDMIYRSSGVSPSSRAHMRGDTSGHSEIRVGFNSRQHSHDPMAIHPYNPPEDPRGPYPSSLRNIDELCDSIVRSNKDTCQYRAEELQALKWKVFSREEMQAYQSKSVDEMWQHCAVRLTDAVQYVVEFAKHIPGFRLLSQNDQIALLKTGSMEVVLVRMSRFFNAENNTVFFDGKFAGTEVFKSLACGDLIAAVFDFAHSVCALKLTDQQVALFSALVLINADRPCLEDRGKVLCVQRSVELGLTHILHRDNRDSLMHKLYQRKSVLRSLCSLHTEKLRWFSQRYPLTAHCLFPPLYKELFASEAELMLLPGATH
- the rorc gene encoding nuclear receptor ROR-alpha A isoform X3, translating into MMRAQIEVIPCKICGDKSSGVHYGVITCEGCKGFFRRSQLPTVSYSCSRQSNCTIDRSSRNRCQHCRLQKCLAQGMSRDAVKFGRMSKRQRDSLIAEVERHRQQQQQQQQLQVDAQSGLAYHTKEREDCSPQLLQPMTSAYCSGESELLSFTSDVHPYLLCTPNQPQVSDMIYRSSGVSPSSRAHMRGDTSGHSEIRVGFNSRQHSHDPMAIHPYNPPEDPRGPYPSSLRNIDELCDSIVRSNKDTCQYRAEELQALKWKVFSREEMQAYQSKSVDEMWQHCAVRLTDAVQYVVEFAKHIPGFRLLSQNDQIALLKTGSMEVVLVRMSRFFNAENNTVFFDGKFAGTEVFKSLACGDLIAAVFDFAHSVCALKLTDQQVALFSALVLINADRPCLEDRGKVLCVQRSVELGLTHILHRDNRDSLMHKLYQRKSVLRSLCSLHTEKLRWFSQRYPLTAHCLFPPLYKELFASEAELMLLPGATH
- the rorc gene encoding nuclear receptor ROR-alpha A isoform X4; protein product: MSSVTRPLPTTPFKEPRLKLSLARSVVISPPECIMESSHVKVARQSNCTIDRSSRNRCQHCRLQKCLAQGMSRDAVKFGRMSKRQRDSLIAEVERHRQQQQQQQQLQVDAQSGLAYHTKEREDCSPQLLQPMTSAYCSGESELLSFTSDVHPYLLCTPNQPQVSDMIYRSSGVSPSSRAHMRGDTSGHSEIRVGFNSRQHSHDPMAIHPYNPPEDPRGPYPSSLRNIDELCDSIVRSNKDTCQYRAEELQALKWKVFSREEMQAYQSKSVDEMWQHCAVRLTDAVQYVVEFAKHIPGFRLLSQNDQIALLKTGSMEVVLVRMSRFFNAENNTVFFDGKFAGTEVFKSLACGDLIAAVFDFAHSVCALKLTDQQVALFSALVLINADRPCLEDRGKVLCVQRSVELGLTHILHRDNRDSLMHKLYQRKSVLRSLCSLHTEKLRWFSQRYPLTAHCLFPPLYKELFASEAELMLLPGATH